The DNA window GACCGTCCCGCAGAGGGCACGTCCCCAGGCGAGCGGTCTGTCGCTGGGCTCCACCCGCAGAGGCGCCCGGCGGACGAGCGCGAATGCCAGCGCGATCCCGGCCCCGACGAGCGCTCGGAACGTCGCGACCTCTGCCCACGGCACCCTTGCCGAGGCGAGCCGCGCCGCCACGTTCATGACGGCGAACAGCGTCGACGCCAGGGCCATCCAGAGCAACCCCGCGACCGGGTTCGTCTGGCCACTTGCCATACGCGCTGCGTGCCGCTCGGCCTCGGCCAGAGCGATGGCGTTGGCCGCTGGGGGGTGTGCGGCGACCGCCCCCTGCGACGTAGGTGTCTGCACAGCGCGCTGACGACTACCACGGGTGCGCAGGGGGTGCCCTGGAATTTTTCAATGGCACATCCAGGGTGTTCCCGCCCTCGCTTGACGCCCTTCTCGACGCGCAGGACGCTCTTGCGTCGATGCCGGCCAACCTCTCGCCGGAGTACAGAAACGCCGAAGCGGCTTACCGCAATGCGCGGACGCCCGACGCGCGCCTGCTCCACCTCCGGGAGATGCTGCGCACGCTCCCCAAGCACAAGGGGACCGATCACCTCCACGCCGATCTCAAGACACGCATCAAGGCCCTCTCGGATCAGCTCGCAGGCCCGAAGCGGGGCGTCCGCACCGGGACCAGCTTCAGCGTGCGCCCCGAAGGGGCCGCTCAGATCGCGCTGCTCGGGCCTCCCAACGCTGGCAAATCGAGCCTCCACGCTCGCCTCACGGGCTCCGGAGCGGAGGTCGCGGCATACCCGTTCACCACCCGGCAGCCACAGCCGGGCATGCTCCCCTTCGAGGACATCCAGTTCCAGCTCGTCGACCTGCCCGCGATCTCGGCGACGGCCATGGAGAGCTGGCTCCCCAACACGTTGCTCCATGCCGAGGCCGCACTCCTGGTGCTCGACCTGCACGATCCAGCCGCTCTCGACGACCTGGCGGGGCTCTCCCGCAAGCTCGCGGAGAAACACATCCTGCTCGATGCCGAGCCCTCCCGGAACGCGCTGTTCCAGGAGGAGGAGGGCCTGGACGGGTTCCACGTCCAGCGCCTCCCCACGCTGCTGGTCGTGAACAAGTGCGACCTCTTTCCAGGGGATGCCGACGCCGCACAGGCCGAGGCGCAGGTCGTCCAGGAGCTCGCAGGCACGACCTTCCCCGTCGTCTGCACCTCCGCCGAGACGGGCGCCGGGCTGGCGCCCCTCGGTGCCTGGCTCTTCGAGCGGCTCGGCGTCGTCCGCGTCTACACGAAGGTCCCTGGCCAGCCCCCCGACACGGGCCGCCCCCTCACCGCACGGCAGGGCGCCACGGTGCAAGACGTCGCCGGCCTGGTCCACCGCAGCCTCTCGACCGAGGTGAGATCAGCGCGACTCTGGCGCAAGGACACGTACAGCGGTCAGCACGTCCCACGGGAGCACGTCCTGCTCGACGGTGACGTCATCGAGCTGCACGGCGGCTGAACCTCCCGACCGACCCGAGGGCCTTCACCCGGGTGGCGATGCCGCCGGGTCCCTGCGTCGACGCTCGTTTGCATGGGCGAGGACCATCTCCCGGGGAGGAAACACCGAAAGCGCTGCGCCGGCGACGAACGGCGATGGATCGGTCTGGAGCGCAGCGAGCTGCTCCAGCCGCTCCGGCGTCCAGCCCCGCTCCGGACCAGCATCCCGGACGAGCGCCCAGACGGCGACCCGCCTGGCTTCCGGGCTCACGCTCCTGCGCAGCCGGTCCAGAAGCGGCGCCAGCTCCATCGCGGGGAGTGCGTCGATCGCGCTGCGACACGCCTCCAAGGCATCCGCCGAGAGGCCTCCTTGCTCGCCGAGGGCAGCGAGCCATTCCGCGAACTCCTGCCCCGCCATGGCCGCTGCGGCGCAGCGCACACGCAGCGCGCTCCACCGGGGATCGTCCGCCAGCACCGCCTCGGCCGCGCGGGCGAGCGCGATCCACACCGCGCGCCCTTTGACGTTCACCGAGACCAGCGCCGAGACCGCCACGTGCAGGCACCGCGCATCGCTCAGCGCCACCCGCAGCAAGCCAGGAAGGCGCGCCACATCGTCCTCCGCGCAGCGCTGGAGGATCGCTGTGACGGCAGCCCTCACCTCGTCGTCGTAGACCGACACCAGACGCGCCGCGACCGCCGCCAGGAACGTG is part of the Chondromyces crocatus genome and encodes:
- a CDS encoding GTPase; amino-acid sequence: MPANLSPEYRNAEAAYRNARTPDARLLHLREMLRTLPKHKGTDHLHADLKTRIKALSDQLAGPKRGVRTGTSFSVRPEGAAQIALLGPPNAGKSSLHARLTGSGAEVAAYPFTTRQPQPGMLPFEDIQFQLVDLPAISATAMESWLPNTLLHAEAALLVLDLHDPAALDDLAGLSRKLAEKHILLDAEPSRNALFQEEEGLDGFHVQRLPTLLVVNKCDLFPGDADAAQAEAQVVQELAGTTFPVVCTSAETGAGLAPLGAWLFERLGVVRVYTKVPGQPPDTGRPLTARQGATVQDVAGLVHRSLSTEVRSARLWRKDTYSGQHVPREHVLLDGDVIELHGG